From the Gammaproteobacteria bacterium genome, the window GGCAAGGCCATTGCGCTGCGTGCCGCCCGTGATGGCGCCAATATCGTCATTGCGTCGAAAACCGACAAACCGCACAAGGTGCTGCCCGGTACAATACACACTGCGGCGAAGGAAATTGTCGACGCGGGCGGCCAGGCGCTGGCGGCACAAATGGATGTACGCAACGAGCGCGCCATCGCCGACGCCGTGGAACGCACGGTCGACGAGTTCGGCGGCATCGATATCATGGTCAACAACGCCAGCGCCATCAATCTCACCGGCACGCTGGAAACACCGATGCGGCGCTTCGATTTGATGTTTTCGGTGAACGTGCGCGGCACTTTTGCCTGCTCGCAGGCCTGCCTGCCGCACCTGTTGAAGGCGGACAACCCGCATATCCTGAATATCTCGCCGCCGCTGAACATGGAACCGAACTGGTTTGGCCCGCATGTTGCCTACACCATGTCCAAATACGGCATGAGCCAGTGTGTGCTCGGCATGGCCGAGGAATTCGCCAGCCGTGTTTCGGTAAACGCGCTGTGGCCGCGCACCCTCATTGCCACCGCCGCGCTGAAAATGATTCCCGGCATGGATCCGCGCAACGGCCGCAAGCCCGAGATCATGGCCGACGCCGCGCACGCCGTGCTGACACAGACCGACCGCAGCTACACCGGGCAATTTCTCATCGACGACGACGTGCTGCGCGCCGCCGGCGTCACCGACTTCGATGACTATGCCGTCGAGCCCGGCTTTCCGCTCACCACCGACCTCTTTTTATAGGGGTCAGACCGAGATTATTTGTAACAATTGCCGACCGGGCGCTTTCGCGTGCGCCAGGCCTTGCCCGGCCGCACTGAGCGGCCAGGCATGGCTTCAACCTGGCCCGGGAACCTGTGGGTCTGACCCTAATTTCCGAGGGGTCAGACCGAGATTAATTGCCACAAGCAGGTATCCCGGCAGTTCCCGCAGATTGTTACGAATAATCTCGGTCTGACCCTAATTTTTTTAGATATCACGCGAGAAATAATATCTAACTACATGGTTCTAATAGTTTTATTAATAAGATCATCCGACGGAACGGCTGCCCGAATTGGACTATATTTGTAGGAACAATCAAAAAGTCGGAGAAATGCCGATGAATAAGCCAGGAACGGCACGGGTATTCACACTGCTCAGCCTCGCGGTTGCCACCGTTTCACCCCAACCCGCCATGAGCTATGACGTCGAAGTCATACCGGTCAGCGTCTACAACGATGCACCCTCTATTGAGGCTTTCGATGTGATTGCTGGCGTCAGCGGTTTTGCCATCGAGGATTTTGAGGACGAGGGATTGATCCTGTCCTATGCGCTTGGTGGCGGCCAGGGCATGTCAGTTTTGCCGCGATTATTTAATCGCAGTGAAATGGGATTTAACGGCGGACAGTTCTGGCTCGACGACCCATGGGACGGAGACCACGTCCTGAGTAATTACATCGGTAATGACGGTACCGAGCAGGGTGGACTCGATGTCGAGGAACTGAGACTGATATTCAATGGTGGCCCCGGAGTGGTGGGGATCGGATTATCCAACCTGCAGTCCAACGCAAACCTGCAGGTGAACGGCGTCACGATCGAGAGCCTTTTTCAGCTGCCCTTACAAAGTGGGCTGGGGCGAAACGGTTATATCAAGATCACAGCGCAATCCGGCGATGCGCCCATTCTGTCTGTTGGCTTTGTGGACGGTACGCTGGCCACCGGAGACAGCATCACTGTCGACCATGTTGCGTTCGGTGCTGCATCGGCGCCGACTGAAAGCCCGATGCGCACGAATAATTCATCCGAGGTACCAACAAATACGGAGCAGAAGTATGGCGAATGCAGCGTGCTGCCTCATAACGGCGAGAACCGGCTGGACCGGATCGATCTGGCCGTGCCGGGCCGTGG encodes:
- a CDS encoding NAD(P)-dependent oxidoreductase is translated as MSLKGKTLFITGGSRGIGKAIALRAARDGANIVIASKTDKPHKVLPGTIHTAAKEIVDAGGQALAAQMDVRNERAIADAVERTVDEFGGIDIMVNNASAINLTGTLETPMRRFDLMFSVNVRGTFACSQACLPHLLKADNPHILNISPPLNMEPNWFGPHVAYTMSKYGMSQCVLGMAEEFASRVSVNALWPRTLIATAALKMIPGMDPRNGRKPEIMADAAHAVLTQTDRSYTGQFLIDDDVLRAAGVTDFDDYAVEPGFPLTTDLFL